The Peromyscus eremicus chromosome 2, PerEre_H2_v1, whole genome shotgun sequence genome includes the window aaggctTTACTTCTCACAGCAGTCTcagaatacataaaagaacacatactggagagaaaccttatgaatgtaatcagtgtggtaaaggctTTTCACAactcagtcatcttcaaatgcataaaagaactcatactggagagaaaccctatgaatgtaatcattgCGGTAAAATCTTTGCACGTCCCAGTACTCTTCAAGTGcacaaaagaatacacactggagagaaaccctatgaatgtaatcagtgtggtaaatcCTTTGCTTCTCACAGCAGTCTTGGAACACATAAacgaacacatactggagagaaaccctatgaatgtaatcattgtggtagagcctttgctcatcactgtactcttcaaaggcataaaaaaacacatacaggagagataccctatgaatgcaatcagtgtggtaaagcctttgcacgtcAGAGTGGTCTTCAAATGCACAAAAGAacgcatactggagagaaaccctacgcatgtaatcagtgtggtaaagcctttgcacgtcACAGTAATCTCCAAATGCACAGAaggacacatactggagagaaaccctatgcgtgtaatcagtgtggtagagCCTTTGCAGAACAAAGAagtctccaaatacataaaagatcacatactggagagaaaccttgtgaatgtaatcagtgtggtaaaacctttgtaTGTCAAAGTAATCTCcgaatacataaaagaagacatacttGAGCAAAATCTTATGAATGTATTCAATGTGGAAATGCCTTTGCACATTAATGTcatcttcaaagacataaaagTACACATACTTGAGAGAattcctatgaatgtaatcaatgtggtaaagcctttgtccAACGCTGTACTCTTCAATGGCATAAgacaacacatactggagagaaaaacgTATGAGTGTAATCAGTGTTGGAAAGCCTTTACACATCAAAgtgatcttcaaatgcataaaagaacacatactggatgTTAAAACAGCATGTGGCAGTCATAGCAGTTGGGAAGCTCTGGGAAAGATACACCTTGTACACATGGCATCCATGTAGAAAGTTTTattgggggaagggagaagggaagagagggaagaaaagaaagaaaaaagggaataaAAGAAGCGAGGACATGAACACTACCTcataactagagagagaggaaggaagagagaagtagagggagggtttttttttcttataggggGCTTTACATAAGATGACATGGTCAGGATGCCGGCAGGTTCTTTTTGATATTGGGAAATTTATTCACATGTATCAGTGTGtctcatagctaaaacaaagctttaaataataacttcatgtaaataaaaaatgaagaattgGATGGTTAGTTAAAATAGTTGTACTGGActctaaaatatgtaaagtaaCCCATGTTTCTGGCAACTATAAAACTCCCTATGTAAGCAGTTATGGGTGAAAGGCCTCTGCTCTGTGAGAAGtctaaaagataaatgtttaacTGTTGAAAGGCATGTGTTGtgtgttgttttattgttgtcttttttttcttggttctaTTTT containing:
- the LOC131903378 gene encoding zinc finger protein 120-like; the encoded protein is MGEQGSHNMNAVTYDDVHVNFTWEEWTLLDPSQKNLYKDVMLETYRNLTTIGYSWEDHNFEEQCKSSRRRERHERSHTGEQPSEYTQCFKAVAYDKDLQRHERIHTGEKLCEYNACDKVFVHHSSLQIHISTCTGQKLYECDECGKAFAHYCTLQIHKRIHTGEKPYECNQCGKGFTSHSSLRIHKRTHTGEKPYECNQCGKGFSQLSHLQMHKRTHTGEKPYECNHCGKIFARPSTLQVHKRIHTGEKPYECNQCGKSFASHSSLGTHKRTHTGEKPYECNHCGRAFAHHCTLQRHKKTHTGEIPYECNQCGKAFARQSGLQMHKRTHTGEKPYACNQCGKAFARHSNLQMHRRTHTGEKPYACNQCGRAFAEQRSLQIHKRSHTGEKPCECNQCGKTFVCQSNLRIHKRRHT